A genomic stretch from Candidatus Neomarinimicrobiota bacterium includes:
- a CDS encoding peptidase C1 produces the protein MVRWVIILCLAGFVDIRAQEPRLEYIPAKWDQILQQVKDIREDAKAEEDSLTRVILEQEDMLREQKRNAKKVLRWNTEDIKAPGSPKDFTSWFHFSPNHQDATGTCWAYAATSFVESEITRIKGKKIKLSEMHTVYYEYLEKIRRFVEKRGNSYVGQGSQIGSGLRIMDWYGIVPESVYPGTMDEFHDHEKMYEEISDYLDFIKTHKIWDTERVLEGVKVILNHTMGEPPAEFFFAGEIWTPKRFAREFLHFNGGDYVNLISTMKDPFYTYTAFDVPDNWWLDSSYYNIPLEQWMEVIETAVKQGYTVAIGGDVSEPSFIKEKDIAVTAPVDIPERNIDQASREYRIYNGCTTDDHGVHIVGFTRYGGRDWYLVKDSGSTGRAGNHFGYMFYREDYIRLKMLSITLHRDAAEKMIGQF, from the coding sequence ATGGTTCGATGGGTTATTATCTTATGTCTTGCCGGATTTGTTGATATACGCGCACAGGAACCCCGGCTTGAGTACATTCCGGCAAAATGGGATCAAATTCTTCAGCAGGTAAAAGATATTCGTGAGGATGCGAAAGCGGAGGAAGACTCCCTGACCCGAGTGATTCTGGAACAGGAAGACATGCTCCGGGAACAAAAGCGGAATGCCAAAAAGGTTCTCCGTTGGAATACGGAAGATATTAAAGCCCCTGGTTCTCCGAAGGATTTTACCAGCTGGTTTCATTTTTCACCGAATCATCAGGATGCTACGGGAACGTGCTGGGCCTATGCAGCCACATCGTTTGTGGAATCGGAAATCACCCGGATCAAGGGAAAGAAAATCAAACTCTCTGAAATGCATACCGTGTATTATGAATATCTGGAAAAAATCCGACGCTTTGTGGAAAAACGGGGAAATTCCTATGTGGGTCAGGGGAGCCAGATTGGCAGCGGACTTCGGATTATGGACTGGTATGGTATTGTGCCGGAATCTGTGTATCCCGGAACAATGGATGAATTTCATGACCATGAGAAAATGTACGAAGAAATCTCAGATTATCTGGATTTTATTAAAACTCATAAAATTTGGGATACCGAACGGGTTTTGGAAGGGGTGAAAGTCATCCTGAATCACACGATGGGAGAACCTCCTGCAGAATTTTTCTTTGCGGGGGAGATCTGGACTCCCAAACGGTTTGCCCGGGAGTTTCTTCATTTCAACGGCGGGGATTATGTGAATCTGATTTCAACAATGAAAGATCCATTTTATACCTATACGGCCTTTGATGTCCCCGACAATTGGTGGCTGGACAGCTCTTACTACAATATCCCGCTGGAACAATGGATGGAGGTGATCGAAACGGCTGTAAAGCAAGGTTACACGGTTGCTATCGGCGGGGATGTTAGCGAGCCGTCTTTTATTAAAGAGAAAGATATTGCCGTCACGGCACCGGTGGATATTCCGGAAAGAAATATTGATCAGGCATCCAGGGAATACAGGATCTACAATGGATGTACCACTGACGATCATGGTGTACACATTGTGGGATTCACGCGGTATGGTGGCAGGGATTGGTATCTGGTCAAGGATTCCGGCAGTACAGGCCGGGCTGGTAACCATTTCGGATATATGTTTTACAGGGAGGATTACATCAGGCTGAAGATGTTGAGCATCACGCTTCACCGGGATGCGGCGGAAAAAATGATCGGACAATTTTAA